A window of Strigops habroptila isolate Jane chromosome 5, bStrHab1.2.pri, whole genome shotgun sequence contains these coding sequences:
- the SEC23IP gene encoding SEC23-interacting protein yields the protein MAAAKSGAAGSTTTNLLFSSSATEFNFTVPFIPVSQAPVIPPDPALLAADDSADVGEEDSFLGQTSASPNPPQTFNYFSQVPSSSDPFGSIGQPPLTTVAPPVGAPAFSRPSTSFPLVSGSQDGQNAFSPHIPQSQSSYSVPPTSQVGITAYQTQQSCPPPASAYTLPPGTSQQGYNPYRHTSLSSRANPYLTPPQLQQSHPAQPPCSVPPVQMYQTPPGSLTQFPESQSEFPAPRPAGPLVQAPPVLLQNQYEPVQPHWFYCKEVEDKQIWMPFSMLDSAKLEEVYNSVQPDPESVVLSTDGGRYDVYLYDRMRKAVYWDEEPSEVRRCMWFYKGDKDSRFIPYTEDFSDKLEAEYKKAVTTNQWHRRLEFPNGETIVMHNPKVIVQFQPATPDEWGTSQDGGQARPRVVKRGIDDDHDEIPDGEMPQIDHLVFMVHGIGPVCDLRFRSVVECVDDFRTVSLKLLQTHFKKSLEEHKVSRVEFLPVHWHSSLHGDATGVDRNIKKITLPSIGRLRHFTNETLLDILFYNSPTYCQTIVDKVGLEMNRLYALFMSRNPDFKGGVSVAGHSLGSLILFDILSNQKDLASSVNTGPFSGVNGTGKDVAAHDKQITEDTSSLGSSITTGDDLCEPEVDDDVPTLEKTLELLSLSEYASTFEKEKIDMESLLMCTIDDLKEMGIPLGPRKKIANFVKDRAAKQEQKKALAEKKAVLAATLQTQEDAQKAKETVSSVSSSESGQLHSKRKLPVGASVSSMNIDYEYFEIGTGQVSVAYSSLDFEPDIFFALGSPIGVFLTVRGVEKIDENYRLPTCKGFFNIYHPLDPVAYRLEPMIIEDLDLKPVLIPHHKGRKRLHLELKDSLSRMGSDLKQGFISSLKSAWQTLNEFARAHTSSSQLQEELEKVANQIKEEEEKQVVEVEKITESPDPPKDDDYQVKVGMLNGGRRIDYVLQEKPIESFNEYLFALQSHLCYWGSEDTALLFLKEIYRTMNIQPEQPQH from the exons ATGGCGGCGGCGAAGTCGGGGGCTGCCGGCAGCACTACCACTAActtgctcttctcttcctccgCCACCGAGTTCAACTTCACCGTGCCCTTCATCCCGGTCAGCCAGGCTCCGGTGATACCGCCGGACCCCGCTCTCTTGGCAGCCG ATGATTCTGCAGATGTTGGTGAAGAGGACAGCTTCTTGGGTCAGACATCTGCCAGCCCCAATCCACCACAGACTTTCAACTATTTCTCTCAAGTACCTAGTAGCAGCGATCCATTTGGAAGTATTGGGCAGCCACCCTTAACAACTGTTGCACCACCTGTTGGAGCACCAGCCTTCTCCAGGCCTTCAACTTCATTTCCACTTGTTTCTGGGTCACAGGATGGGCAAAATGCCTTTTCACCGCATATTCCCCAGTCGCAGTCCTCTTACAGTGTACCACCTACTTCCCAGGTGGGAATCACAGCATATCAGACTCAGCAGAGCTGTCCCCCACCTGCAAGTGCATATACTCTTCCCCCGGGAACATCTCAGCAGGGGTATAACCCTTACCGGCACACCTCCCTAAGCAGCAGAGCTAACCCATACCTGACTCCACCACAGCTGCAACAGAGTCACCCTGCTCAGCCACCGTGCTCTGTGCCACCTGTCCAGATGTATCAGACACCTCCAGGCTCATTGACACAG tttccagAGTCTCAGTCAGAGTTCCCAGCTCCCAGGCCTGCAGGTCCACTGGTGCAGGCACCTCCTGTTTTGCTGCAGAACCAATATGAGCCAGTTCAGCCCCACTGGTTCTACTGTAAGGAGGTGGAGGACAAGCAGATATGGATGCCATTCAGCATGCTGGATTCTGCAAAACTAGAGGAAGTCTATAACTCTG TCCAGCCTGATCCTGAGAGTGTGGTTCTGAGCACTGACGGGGGACGCTATGATGTGTACCTGTATGACAGGATGAGGAAAGCTGTTTACTGGGATGAAGAGCCTTCGGAAGTGAGACGCTGCATGTGGTTTTACAAGGGAGACAAGGACAGCCGGTTTATTCCTTACACTGAGGATTTTAGTGACAAGCTAGAG GCAGAATATAAAAAGGCTGTAACTACAAACCAATGGCATCGGCGACTTGAATTCCCAAATGGGGAGACAATTGTTATGCATAATCCCAAG gtcatagtccagttccaacctgccACACCAGATGAATGGGGCACCTCTCAAGATGGTGGTCAGGCAAGACCAAGGGTAGTAAAACGTGGAATTGATGATGACCATGATGAAATTCCTGATG GAGAGATGCCCCAAATTGACCATCTGGTATTTATGGTTCATGGCATAGGTCCTGTATGCGACCTGAGGTTTAGAAGTGTTGTTGAATGTG TTGATGATTTTAGGACTGTTTCTCTGAAGTTGTTGCAGACTCACTTTAAGAAGTCTTTAGAGGAACACAAAGTGAGCAGGGTGGAATTCCTCCCAGTTCACTGGCATAGTTCCCTGCACGGTGATGCAACAGGTGTAGACAG GAACATAAAGAAGATCACTTTGCCAAGCATTGGCCGTTTGCGGCACTTCACCAACGAAACGCTGCTCGACATCCTGTTTTACAACAGCCCCACCTACTGCCAGACCATTGTGGACAAAGTGGGGCTGGAAATGAATCGTTTGTATGCACTTTTCATGAGTCGGAACCCAGACTTCAAAGGAGGAGTCTCTGTGGCTGGGCACAGTTTAG GTTCCTTAATTCTATTCGACATATTGTCTAATCAGAAGGACTTGGCATCATCAGTAAATACTGGACCATTCTCTGGTGTTAATGGGACCGGAAAGGATGTGGCTGCTCATGATAAACAG ATCACTGAAGATACCAGTTCCTTGGGCTCCTCTATTACTACTGGTGATGACCTTTGTGAGCCTGAAGTAGATGATGATGTTCCTACTTTGGAGAAGACTCTGGAACTGCTTAGCTTGTCAGAATATGCAAGCAcatttgaaaaggagaaaattgaCATGGAGTCTCTG cTCATGTGTACAATTGATGACCTGAAGGAAATGGGGATACCTCTTGgaccaagaaagaaaatagctaaCTTTGTAAAAGACAGAGCAGCCAAGCAG gaacagaagaaagcactagcagaaaagaaagcagtgctggctgccaCGCTTCAAACTCAAGAAGATgcccagaaagcaaaagagacaGTTAGTTCTGTCTCCTCTTCAGAGTCTGGTCAGTTGCACTCAAAGAGGAAGCTTCCAGTTGGTGCATCTGTTTCTTCAATGAACATTGACTATGAGTATTTTGAGATTGGAACTGGCCAG GTTTCTGTGGCTTACAGTTCATTAGACTTTGAACCAGATATCTTCTTTGCTCTTGGTTCTCCTATTGGTGTGTTCCTTACTGTGAGAGGTGTGGAGAAGATTGATGAAAACTACAGGCTTCCAACCTGCAAGGGATTCTTCAATATCTATCATCCA CTTGATCCAGTGGCTTACAGGTTAGAACCAATGATCATTGAAGACCTGGATTTAAAACCAGTTCTCATTCCACAtcacaaaggcagaaaaagactTCATCTgg AGTTGAAAGACTCTCTCTCTCGTATGGGATCTGATCTGAAACAGGGTTTTATTAGCTCTTTGAAGAGTGCATGGCAGACCCTGAATGAATTTGCACGTGCTCATACATCTTCATCTCAGCTGCAAGAAGAACTGGAGAAAGTAGCTAATCAAattaaagaggaagaagaaaaacaagtggtAGAAG TTGAAAAGATCACTGAAAGTCCAGACCCTCCAAAAGATGACGACTATCAAGTGAAGGTTGGAATGCTGAATGGAGGGCGTCGGATTGATTATGTTCTACAAGAAAAACCCATAGAGAGCTTCAATGAATATCTTTTTGCTTTACAGAGTCATTTATGCTACTG